In one Nitrososphaera viennensis EN76 genomic region, the following are encoded:
- a CDS encoding CBS domain-containing protein produces MKVSDIMVADVASAASEDPVAKAFSVMIDRSINQLPLVDEGGRYAGMVFAKHLLSSGAPPTSKLKSYAVKTQALSPDEDVEKAARMVLGSGNRALPVVENNGRLAGIVSETDIAQTADFGHATVDEVMSGAIVIEEDTPLADAMSKMRRYNISRLPVIDKKGVLRGVVNILDVASILATPKERTSKSAAITGSKSRVQGDVKVKDIMRRAVSVERGTKMNDLSEHFKSNEEIVVVGDGRPMGIVTPKDALELILPQKRDGPAIHMAHLEGDSDRREIEEQLAKFVKKIQGRLGDIQSVVVYADKHKTRKYSVRCRLMTAKGVINAKAVGYDPLSASKELIEKLDRQIKTEHTQKVKGRQHRESARKAEEEV; encoded by the coding sequence ATGAAAGTTTCTGACATCATGGTTGCAGACGTTGCAAGCGCCGCCTCGGAAGACCCGGTCGCCAAGGCGTTCAGCGTCATGATTGACAGGTCGATTAACCAGCTGCCACTCGTCGACGAGGGCGGCCGGTATGCCGGCATGGTGTTTGCCAAGCACCTCCTTTCTTCAGGCGCCCCGCCCACGTCAAAGCTAAAGAGCTATGCGGTAAAGACGCAGGCGCTAAGCCCCGACGAGGACGTCGAAAAGGCGGCCAGGATGGTGCTTGGAAGCGGCAACAGGGCGCTTCCGGTCGTGGAAAACAACGGCAGGCTCGCAGGGATTGTCAGCGAGACCGACATCGCCCAGACTGCAGACTTTGGGCACGCGACCGTCGACGAGGTGATGTCAGGTGCAATCGTGATCGAGGAGGACACCCCGCTTGCCGACGCCATGTCAAAGATGCGCCGCTACAACATTTCCCGGCTGCCGGTAATCGACAAGAAGGGCGTCCTTCGCGGGGTCGTCAACATACTTGACGTCGCGTCGATACTCGCGACCCCGAAAGAGCGCACGAGCAAGTCCGCCGCCATCACCGGCAGCAAGTCAAGGGTGCAGGGCGACGTGAAGGTGAAGGACATCATGCGCAGGGCGGTGTCTGTCGAGCGCGGGACAAAGATGAACGACCTGTCGGAGCATTTCAAGAGCAACGAGGAGATAGTGGTCGTGGGCGACGGCAGGCCGATGGGCATCGTGACTCCAAAGGACGCGCTGGAGCTGATACTGCCGCAAAAGAGGGACGGGCCGGCCATCCACATGGCGCACCTTGAGGGCGACTCTGACAGGCGCGAGATCGAGGAGCAGCTCGCAAAATTCGTCAAGAAAATCCAGGGCAGGCTGGGCGACATCCAGTCGGTGGTCGTCTACGCGGACAAGCACAAGACCCGGAAATACTCTGTGAGGTGCCGGCTCATGACGGCCAAGGGCGTGATAAACGCCAAGGCGGTGGGCTATGACCCGCTAAGCGCGTCCAAGGAGCTCATCGAGAAACTTGACAGGCAGATCAAGACCGAGCACACCCAGAAGGTCAAGGGCAGGCAGCACCGCGAGTCCGCAAGAAAAGCGGAAGAAGAAGTGTGA
- a CDS encoding TIGR03619 family F420-dependent LLM class oxidoreductase, with translation MKAGIMLPHLGENVTRENVLYTAKEAEKEGLDSVWALERLLWPLKPQTPYVATPDGSLPAQYQNVLDPLETLTYLAGNTERISLGTSIIDMLFHNPVVLARRFATLDILSGGRAIAGFGLGWSKDEYDVSGVPFKHRGERADEFLQLLKQAWTEEVVQFKGKFYNVPASKIGPKPLQKPHPRIVLGGFSPNTFSRVIKYGDAWMPIAGFGPLDQIEQAMNGLREGARKANKDPSKISAVVLTYPNVIESGPSSSPGQQQQQRLPMSGTIDQIGSDIDRLKAIEGVDHIIFSHAFSPIGKDVKKMVELTKQLARFAR, from the coding sequence ATGAAAGCTGGAATAATGTTGCCACACCTTGGAGAGAATGTTACAAGAGAAAACGTCCTGTATACTGCAAAGGAGGCTGAAAAGGAAGGTCTCGATTCAGTCTGGGCATTGGAACGCCTCCTGTGGCCGCTAAAGCCCCAGACACCATATGTCGCAACACCTGATGGCTCTCTTCCAGCTCAATACCAGAATGTACTTGACCCTCTGGAAACACTAACCTACTTGGCAGGCAATACGGAGCGAATTTCTCTAGGGACTTCTATAATTGACATGCTGTTTCACAACCCTGTAGTGCTCGCAAGAAGATTTGCCACGCTTGATATCTTGTCGGGCGGTCGAGCTATTGCGGGCTTTGGCCTTGGCTGGTCGAAAGACGAGTATGACGTATCAGGTGTGCCTTTCAAGCATAGAGGGGAGAGGGCAGACGAATTCTTGCAGCTATTAAAACAAGCATGGACCGAGGAAGTAGTTCAGTTCAAGGGTAAATTCTACAACGTACCAGCATCAAAAATAGGTCCCAAGCCTTTGCAAAAGCCGCATCCCAGGATAGTGCTTGGCGGATTCAGCCCAAACACGTTCTCGAGGGTAATAAAATATGGAGATGCCTGGATGCCTATTGCAGGGTTTGGACCGCTGGATCAGATTGAACAGGCCATGAATGGTCTAAGGGAAGGTGCAAGAAAGGCAAACAAGGACCCGTCAAAGATCAGTGCGGTTGTGCTCACATATCCAAATGTGATAGAATCCGGCCCAAGCTCATCACCGGGGCAGCAGCAACAACAGAGATTGCCTATGAGTGGCACCATTGATCAAATTGGAAGCGACATAGACAGACTGAAGGCGATAGAGGGAGTCGACCACATAATATTTAGTCACGCGTTTTCCCCAATAGGCAAGGATGTGAAGAAAATGGTAGAGCTAACAAAGCAGCTTGCCAGATTTGCCAGATGA
- a CDS encoding translation initiation factor eIF-1A, with amino-acid sequence MVFNLGKRRVLNESQLKEMVMPGQGQFFGRVIKLVGGDNIVVKCTDGKVRTCRIRGKIKRRMWIRDNDLVLVAPWDFQSDKADIIWRYISAHAEKIKQDGHLAGLDE; translated from the coding sequence CTGGTTTTCAACTTAGGAAAAAGAAGAGTACTCAATGAATCGCAGTTAAAAGAGATGGTGATGCCCGGCCAGGGTCAGTTTTTTGGGCGAGTGATAAAGCTAGTCGGCGGCGACAACATCGTAGTGAAATGTACTGACGGCAAGGTAAGGACCTGCAGGATCAGGGGAAAGATCAAGCGAAGGATGTGGATAAGGGACAACGACCTAGTCCTGGTGGCGCCTTGGGACTTTCAGTCTGACAAGGCAGACATCATCTGGCGGTACATTTCTGCGCATGCAGAAAAGATCAAGCAGGACGGCCACCTGGCGGGTCTTGACGAATAA
- a CDS encoding PQQ-dependent sugar dehydrogenase, protein MERDRRLALVAAVAIIVASVATIFFAPSSTTIPIPEPSTGGSSGNSTGGISSGIKVVAENLDVPWAIDVAQDGRLFFTERSGAIRVVAANGTLLSDPAAYINVAQEGEAGLLGLALHPGFMQNHLLYIYQTYTNGTAVFNKVVMLTEKDSKIIDSRVVLDGIPASDRNDGGRIRFGPDGKLYIATGDAKQPELAQDAGSLAGKILRINPDGSIPDDNPFAGSPVYSYGHRNVQGLAWDAQGSRMYATDHGESGNDEINLIKPGENYGWPIEQCDATRFEKPVACFNPAIAPAGMAVAHSDKLGYEGDLLVASLKAMQLRKVDLSDNTAINVLTSYGRIRDVVEAPDGTLYVLTSNRDGRAIPNPGDDKILHIQAP, encoded by the coding sequence ATGGAGCGGGACAGGAGGCTGGCGCTTGTCGCGGCGGTGGCAATCATAGTCGCTTCGGTGGCCACCATATTTTTTGCGCCCTCGTCGACTACCATCCCCATCCCCGAGCCCTCGACTGGCGGCAGCAGCGGCAACAGCACAGGCGGCATCAGCTCCGGCATAAAGGTGGTGGCAGAGAACCTCGACGTCCCCTGGGCTATCGACGTGGCGCAGGACGGCCGGCTGTTCTTCACCGAAAGGTCGGGGGCGATACGCGTCGTGGCGGCAAACGGCACGCTCCTTTCAGACCCTGCGGCATACATCAACGTGGCGCAGGAAGGCGAGGCAGGGCTGCTCGGGCTTGCACTCCACCCCGGCTTTATGCAGAACCACCTGCTCTACATCTACCAGACGTACACGAACGGCACCGCCGTCTTTAACAAGGTAGTGATGCTGACTGAAAAGGACAGCAAGATTATCGATTCCAGGGTCGTGCTTGACGGCATACCCGCTTCTGACAGGAACGACGGCGGCAGGATAAGGTTCGGGCCCGACGGCAAATTGTATATAGCAACAGGCGACGCCAAGCAGCCCGAGCTTGCGCAGGACGCCGGCTCGCTTGCAGGCAAGATACTGCGCATAAACCCGGACGGCTCCATCCCGGACGACAACCCGTTTGCCGGCTCGCCGGTCTACTCGTACGGCCACAGGAACGTGCAGGGCCTCGCGTGGGACGCGCAGGGCAGCAGGATGTACGCGACGGACCACGGCGAGTCGGGCAACGACGAGATCAACCTGATAAAGCCGGGCGAAAACTATGGCTGGCCCATAGAGCAGTGCGACGCGACGAGGTTTGAAAAGCCGGTGGCGTGCTTCAACCCTGCCATAGCGCCGGCAGGCATGGCAGTCGCGCACTCTGACAAGCTGGGCTACGAGGGCGACCTGCTGGTCGCGTCGCTCAAGGCGATGCAGCTGCGCAAGGTGGACCTTTCTGACAACACCGCCATAAACGTCCTGACAAGCTACGGCAGGATACGCGACGTGGTGGAGGCGCCCGACGGCACGCTGTACGTGCTGACTTCAAACCGCGACGGCAGGGCCATACCCAACCCCGGCGACGACAAGATCCTCCACATACAGGCGCCTTGA
- a CDS encoding cupredoxin domain-containing protein — protein sequence MNRKTTIFATAGTAAILAAAVLAFTTATATSQAAFAANVNIDIVPGAEIKTSDAFSPSSPEVHVGETVTWTNKDTSSHTVTSGSDGKPDGKFGVKADGTPEIIEPNKTQEFKPTTPGDYSYYCALHPAMVGKLTVEPAGVS from the coding sequence ATGAACAGGAAAACAACGATCTTTGCCACCGCAGGCACAGCCGCCATTCTGGCAGCGGCCGTGCTGGCTTTTACGACGGCGACAGCGACAAGCCAGGCAGCCTTTGCGGCCAACGTAAACATCGACATAGTGCCGGGAGCGGAAATCAAGACCAGCGATGCATTTTCTCCGAGCTCCCCGGAGGTCCACGTAGGCGAGACGGTGACATGGACAAACAAGGACACCTCTTCGCATACGGTGACGTCCGGCTCGGACGGCAAACCCGACGGCAAGTTCGGGGTCAAGGCAGACGGAACCCCTGAAATCATAGAGCCAAACAAGACGCAGGAATTCAAGCCAACAACGCCGGGAGACTATTCGTACTACTGCGCGCTCCATCCTGCAATGGTTGGAAAACTTACGGTAGAGCCAGCCGGCGTCAGTTAA
- a CDS encoding TIGR03668 family PPOX class F420-dependent oxidoreductase → MEIDPVAREFIERARIAILATADSESKPHLVPVVFVFDGSRFFIPIDEKRKTIKPEKLKRVTNIRENPNVALLVHEYSEDWTKLAFVMVQGKASIENNKSQEEEKSVWLREACKKLIVKYPQYQKTGLGYLCIIIKPEKVSSWQNSPS, encoded by the coding sequence ATGGAAATTGACCCGGTAGCTAGAGAATTTATAGAAAGAGCAAGGATTGCAATCCTCGCAACAGCCGATTCTGAATCGAAACCCCATTTAGTGCCCGTAGTATTTGTGTTTGATGGCAGCCGTTTCTTTATACCAATAGACGAGAAAAGGAAGACGATCAAGCCTGAGAAATTAAAAAGGGTAACGAATATACGCGAAAATCCTAACGTTGCCCTGCTCGTTCATGAATATAGTGAAGATTGGACAAAATTGGCATTTGTAATGGTACAAGGAAAAGCCTCGATAGAAAATAACAAGTCACAAGAAGAAGAAAAAAGCGTATGGTTGCGAGAAGCTTGCAAAAAATTGATTGTAAAGTATCCTCAATATCAGAAAACAGGGCTGGGCTACCTGTGCATCATAATAAAGCCGGAAAAAGTATCGTCGTGGCAAAATTCGCCAAGTTGA